A section of the Castanea sativa cultivar Marrone di Chiusa Pesio chromosome 12, ASM4071231v1 genome encodes:
- the LOC142620958 gene encoding 1-aminocyclopropane-1-carboxylate synthase 3-like has protein sequence MQMLSRKAACDSHGQDSSYFLGWQEYEKNPYHEVLNPNGIIQMGLAENQLSFDLAESWLANNPDALGLKRDGKSVFKELALFQDYHGMPTFKNELVEFMAKLRGYKVEFDPKKLVLVAGSTSANESLMFCLAEPGEAFLLPTPYYPGFDRDLKWRTGVEIVPIHCSSSNGFKITGCALEDAYEQAKKLNLNVKGVLVTNPSNPLGTTMDRDELNLLIDFAITKKIHIVSDEIYSGTVFDSTSFVSIIEAVTDRNIDDTHELWNRIHMVYSLSKDLGLPGFRVGMIYSNDETVVAAATKMSSFGLVSSQTQFLLTNMLSDNKFTSKYIEENRKRLKSRKEMLVSGLSGAGIECLNSNACLFCWVDMRHLLSSDTFEAEKELSKRILFEVGLNISPGSSCHCSEPGWFRICFANMSQETLKVAITRIKDFVESITFSRENCNHQLTVLDSRRRLVSKWVLPLSPYDNNEPADR, from the exons ATGCAAATGTTGTCTAGGAAAGCTGCCTGTGATTCTCATGGCCAGGATTCTTCCTACTTCCTAGGATGGCAGGAGTACGAGAAGAATCCTTATCATGAAGTCCTGAATCCGAACGGAATCATTCAGATGGGACTTGCAGAAAATCAG CTTTCCTTTGATCTTGCTGAGTCCTGGCTTGCAAACAATCCTGATGCACTGGGGTTGAAGAGAGACGGAAAATCTGTATTCAAAGAGCTGGCTCTCTTCCAAGACTATCATGGCATGCCTACTTTCAAAAAT gaattgGTAGAGTTCATGGCAAAATTAAGAGGGTATAAAGTGGAGTTTGACCCCAAAAAGCTCGTTCTTGTTGCTGGCTCAACTTCTGCGAATGAGTCCTTAATGTTCTGCCTTGCTGAACCTGGTGAAGCTTTCCTTCTTCCTACTCCATACTATCCAGG GTTTGATAGAGATCTCAAGTGGCGGACTGGAGTTGAAATTGTTCCAATACATTGTTCTAGTTCAAATGGCTTCAAAATTACTGGGTGTGCCTTGGAGGATGCGTATGAACAAGCCAAAAAGCTTAACTTAAATGTTAAAGGGGTATTGGTAACAAATCCATCAAATCCTTTAGGCACAACAATGGACAGGGATGAGCTTAACCTTCTTATTGATTTTgctattaccaaaaaaattcatatagtAAGCGATGAAATCTATTCAGGAACAGTCTTTGACTCTACCTCCTTTGTAAGCATCATAGAAGCTGTAACTGACAGAAATATTGATGACACTCATGAACTATGGAACCGCATTCACATGGTTTATAGTCTCTCAAAGGATCTTGGTTTGCCAGGATTTCGAGTTGGCATGATCTACTCCAACGATGAAACAGTTGTTGCCGCAGCTACAAAAATGTCAAGCTTCGGATTGGTCTCTTCCCAAACTCAGTTTTTGCTCACCAACATGCTCTCTGACAACAAATTCACTAGCAAATACATAGAGGAGAACCGAAAGAGACTCAAAAGTAGAAAGGAAATGCTTGTTTCTGGCCTTAGTGGTGCAGGGATAGAGTGTTTGAATAGCAATGCCTGTTTGTTTTGTTGGGTGGACATGAGACACTTGTTAAGCTCTGACACATTTGAAGCTGAAAAGGAGCTCTCCAAGAGAATTCTTTTTGAAGTTGGGCTCAACATCTCTCCTGGGTCTTCTTGCCATTGTTCTGAGCCAGGTTGGTTTAGAATATGTTTTGCAAACATGTCTCAGGAAACATTGAAGGTTGCAATAACACGTATCAAGGACTTTGTTGAATCCATCACCTTTAGCAGAGAAAATTGCAACCACCAGCTAACTGTTCTTGATTCAAGAAGAAGATTAGTTTCCAAGTGGGTTTTGCCATTATCACCATATGACAATAATGAACCAGCCGACCGTTAG